One Elaeis guineensis isolate ETL-2024a chromosome 10, EG11, whole genome shotgun sequence genomic window carries:
- the LOC105059987 gene encoding uncharacterized protein isoform X2 produces MDSKPFFQLLLPYTALLSLWQLLLLPLFLLPLLHSSSVPVAAGASTPLESQTRALLHWKSTLQRPQALGSWTLSNNTCIWFGITCGQNASQAITEISLPRAGLSGTLDALNFSSFASLTSLHLRRNHLFGAIPPGIGALSALTSLDISHNLLSGNLPPSLADLSHISQADLSHNEFTGDITACFSANWTKIVSLRLQFNHFTGRIPSEILSLANLKILHLYQNQLSGSIPSETGSVRSLVSLDLANNNLTGSIPSTLGNLTDLKTLYLYGNKLSGQIPGELGMLSRLEELRVNDNYLIGSIPPSFGNLTKLTNLHLHTNEISGTIPCELGNLVNLFVGMIYHNILTGSIPPSLGNLTKLRILDLHTNRISGTIPQPFGSLRSLTHLRVFNNQLSGSLPHELGNQTKLASLDIGDNEFSGSLPPDVCKAGVLQRLVIANNHFEGPLPRSLKNCTTLFRVRLEGNRLQGNISQDFGIYPSLVYMDMSYNQLYGELSQNWAYCQNLTLLQVSGNQITGKIPTEFGKMLQLGVLEVSSNQLVGEIPGELSGMSSLFKLNLSGNWLSGMLPSEIGELSNLEVLDLSDNILSGSIPQQLENLSKLRLLDLSINGFNGSIPPQIGEIESLQELLDLSHNCLAGEIPSQLASLTYLVSLNLSHNNLSGAIPSSLASMISLTSIDVSYNNLNGPLPPSNLFQNAPAKWFANNKGLCGDVPSLPPCGLVMESNHDSRKHHMTPYATIPLLGTFILLVISIIVIVMLRKKEPTKEEDDGVIIGDLFSVLNFDGRLAYHYIISATENFDEKYCIGKGGCGKVYRVELPTKQVVAVKKFHTVEEGIFNERSFRNEIQVLMEIRHCNIVKLYGFCSSTRCNFLVCEYIARGSLATILHNQETAMELGWDKRTDIIKDVAHALSYMHHDCNPSIVHQDISTNNILLDSDFKAYLSDFGTARILKPNSSNWSTVAGTYGYVAPELSYMTRVTEKCDVYSFGVIILEVLMGTHPDMLDQWISLPAAKMEKEVLLLATMGLSCVRVILQERPTMSFICN; encoded by the exons ATGGATTCCAAGCCATTCTTCCAGCTCCTGCTTCCTTACACTGCTCTTCTCTCCCTTTGGCAGCTCCTGCTACTACCTTTGTTTCTCCTACCACTCCTCCACTCATCATCCGTACCAGTTGCTGCTGGGGCCTCCACACCACTTGAATCCCAAACCAGAGCTCTCCTCCACTGGAAATCCACTCTTCAAAGGCCACAAGCCCTCGGTTCATGGACTCTCTCCAACAACACATGCATCTGGTTCGGAATCACCTGTGGTCAGAATGCAAGCCAAGCCATCACCGAGATCAGCCTGCCCCGTGCCGGCTTGTCAGGTACGCTTGACGCCCTCAACTTCTCCTCCTTTGCATCTCTCACCAGCCTCCACCTCCGACGCAACCACCTCTTCGGCGCCATACCGCCCGGCATCGGCGCCCTTTCCGCTCTCACTTCTCTCGATATCTCTCACAATCTTCTCTCCGGCAACCTGCCACCTTCTCTCGCCGATCTCTCTCATATCTCCCAAGCCGATCTATCTCACAATGAATTCACAGGTGATATAACCGCATGCTTCTCTGCCAATTGGACAAAAATCGTCTCCCTTCGACTCCAGTTCAATCATTTCACTGGAAGGATACCTTCTGAGATACTCTCCCTTGCAAATCTCAAGATCCTTCATCTCTACCAAAACCAGCTATCCGGTTCCATACCTTCAGAAACCGGTAGTGTCAGGAGTCTAGTTAGTCTAGACTTGGCCAACAACAATCTCACTGGTTCCATCCCTTCAACCCTTGGTAACTTGACTGATCTGAAAACTCTTTACCTTTACGGGAACAAACTCTCCGGTCAGATTCCGGGTGAACTAGGAATGCTTTCCAGACTAGAGGAATTGAGAGTTAATGACAATTATCTGATAGGTTCCATCCCTCCTAGTTTTGGAAACCTCACCAAGCTTACCAACTTGCACCTCCATACTAACGAGATCTCAGGCACCATTCCATGTGAACTAGGAAATCTGGTGAACTTGTTTGTTGGAATGATCTATCATAATATTCTGACAGGTTCCATCCCCCCAAGTTTAGGAAACCTGACCAAGCTGAGGATCCTAGACCTCCATACGAATAGGATTTCTGGCACCATCCCTCAGCCTTTTGGCAGTTTGAGAAGCCTCACTCATCTGCGCGTATTCAACAATCAATTATCTGGCTCTTTGCCTCATGAGCTGGGAAATCAAACAAAGTTGGCTTCCTTAGATATAGGTGACAACGAGTTCTCAGGAAGCTTACCACCAGATGTTTGCAAAGCAGGCGTGCTTCAACGTCTTGTTATAGCAAACAACCATTTTGAGGGCCCCCTTCCAAGGTCTCTGAAAAATTGCACCACCTTGTTCAGAGTTCGCCTCGAAGGAAATCGACTCCAAGGTAATATCTCCCAGGATTTTGGGATATATCCAAGTCTAGTCTACATGGATATGAGCTACAATCAACTGTATGGAGAGCTTTCACAAAACTGGGCATACTGTCAGAATTTGACACTTTTGCAGGTTTCCGGGAATCAGATTACTGGAAAAATACCCACTGAGTTTGGCAAAATGCTGCAATTGGGTGTCCTGGAGGTTTCTTCAAACCAGCTAGTTGGAGAAATACCAGGGGAACTGAGTGGCATGAGCTCattattcaaattgaatttgagtgGTAACTGGCTATCTGGAATGTTGCCCTCAGAAATTGGAGAATTGTCCAATCTGGAAGTTCTTGATTTGTCTGATAACATTCTAAGCGGGTCGATACCGCAGCAACTAGAGAATTTATCCAAGTTGCGTCTGCTGGATTTGAGCATAAATGGATTCAATGGGAGCATTCCACCACAAATTGGTGAGATAGAAAGCTTGCAGGAGCTACTTGATTTGAGTCATAATTGCCTTGCAGGAGAGATACCATCACAACTGGCAAGTTTGACTTATTTAGTATCTTTGAACTTGTCACACAATAATTTATCTGGTGCCATACCTTCATCTCTGGCAAGCATGATAAGTTTGACTTCTATAGATGTATCATACAATAATCTAAATGGCCCTCTTCCTCCAAGTAATTTATTTCAAAATGCTCCAGCGAAGTGGTTTGCCAATAACAAAGGCTTATGTGGCGATGTGCCAAGTCTGCCTCCTTGTGGCCTGGTCATGGAGAGTAATCATGATTCAAGGAAACACCACATGACACCATACGCTACTATTCCTCTCTTGGGCACCTTTATTCTTTTGGTTATATCCATCATTGTCATTGTGATGCTTCGCAAGAAAGAACCAACAAAAGAAGAGGATGATGGAGTTATTATTGGAGATCTGTTTTCGGTATTGAATTTTGATGGGAGACTTGCTTACCATTACATTATTTCTGCGACTGAAAATTTTGATGAGAAATATTGCATTGGAAAAGGAGGATGTGGCAAAGTATACAGAGTAGAACTTCCAACTAAGCAGGTGGTGGCGGTGAAAAAATTTCACACAGTGGAAGAAGGGATTTTTAATGAGAGAAGCTTTAGGAATGAAATCCAAGTATTAATGGAAATTCGACATTGTAACATCGTAAAACTTTATGGGTTCTGCTCGAGCACTCGTTGCAATTTTCTTGTATGTGAGTATATTGCGAGAGGAAGTTTAGCTACCATCCTACACAATCAAGAAACGGCTATGGAATTGGGATGGGATAAGAGAACTGACATCATCAAAGATGTGGCCCATGCTTTATCATATATGCACCATGATTGTAATCCATCCATAGTACATCAAGACATTTCGACTAACAATATATTGTTAGATTCTGATTTTAAGGCCTATCTCTCAGACTTTGGCACCGCAAGAATTCTTAAACCCAATTCATCAAATTGGAGCACAGTTGCAGGAACATATGGATATGTCGCGCCGG AACTTTCATACATGACAAGGGTGACTGAGAAATGTGATGTGTATAGTTTTGGTGTAATAATACTAGAAGTATTGATGGGGACGCATCCAG ATATGCTGGATCAGTGGATCTCTCTACCTGCAGCTAAAATGGAAAAAGAAGTGCTATTGCTAGCTACAATGGGATTGTCATGTGTACGTGTTATACTGCAAGAAAGACCAACCATGTCATTTATTTGCAACTGA
- the LOC105059987 gene encoding uncharacterized protein isoform X1: MDSKPFFQLLLPYTALLSLWQLLLLPLFLLPLLHSSSVPVAAGASTPLESQTRALLHWKSTLQRPQALGSWTLSNNTCIWFGITCGQNASQAITEISLPRAGLSGTLDALNFSSFASLTSLHLRRNHLFGAIPPGIGALSALTSLDISHNLLSGNLPPSLADLSHISQADLSHNEFTGDITACFSANWTKIVSLRLQFNHFTGRIPSEILSLANLKILHLYQNQLSGSIPSETGSVRSLVSLDLANNNLTGSIPSTLGNLTDLKTLYLYGNKLSGQIPGELGMLSRLEELRVNDNYLIGSIPPSFGNLTKLTNLHLHTNEISGTIPCELGNLVNLFVGMIYHNILTGSIPPSLGNLTKLRILDLHTNRISGTIPQPFGSLRSLTHLRVFNNQLSGSLPHELGNQTKLASLDIGDNEFSGSLPPDVCKAGVLQRLVIANNHFEGPLPRSLKNCTTLFRVRLEGNRLQGNISQDFGIYPSLVYMDMSYNQLYGELSQNWAYCQNLTLLQVSGNQITGKIPTEFGKMLQLGVLEVSSNQLVGEIPGELSGMSSLFKLNLSGNWLSGMLPSEIGELSNLEVLDLSDNILSGSIPQQLENLSKLRLLDLSINGFNGSIPPQIGEIESLQELLDLSHNCLAGEIPSQLASLTYLVSLNLSHNNLSGAIPSSLASMISLTSIDVSYNNLNGPLPPSNLFQNAPAKWFANNKGLCGDVPSLPPCGLVMESNHDSRKHHMTPYATIPLLGTFILLVISIIVIVMLRKKEPTKEEDDGVIIGDLFSVLNFDGRLAYHYIISATENFDEKYCIGKGGCGKVYRVELPTKQVVAVKKFHTVEEGIFNERSFRNEIQVLMEIRHCNIVKLYGFCSSTRCNFLVCEYIARGSLATILHNQETAMELGWDKRTDIIKDVAHALSYMHHDCNPSIVHQDISTNNILLDSDFKAYLSDFGTARILKPNSSNWSTVAGTYGYVAPELSYMTRVTEKCDVYSFGVIILEVLMGTHPGELISSLSTLDSQGTMLRDVLDKRISPPQSCTANEVVLLAIVAFSCIQNMPQTRPTMKKICHLFAASISPAFCIPFNSIRLSQLVHSRCI; encoded by the exons ATGGATTCCAAGCCATTCTTCCAGCTCCTGCTTCCTTACACTGCTCTTCTCTCCCTTTGGCAGCTCCTGCTACTACCTTTGTTTCTCCTACCACTCCTCCACTCATCATCCGTACCAGTTGCTGCTGGGGCCTCCACACCACTTGAATCCCAAACCAGAGCTCTCCTCCACTGGAAATCCACTCTTCAAAGGCCACAAGCCCTCGGTTCATGGACTCTCTCCAACAACACATGCATCTGGTTCGGAATCACCTGTGGTCAGAATGCAAGCCAAGCCATCACCGAGATCAGCCTGCCCCGTGCCGGCTTGTCAGGTACGCTTGACGCCCTCAACTTCTCCTCCTTTGCATCTCTCACCAGCCTCCACCTCCGACGCAACCACCTCTTCGGCGCCATACCGCCCGGCATCGGCGCCCTTTCCGCTCTCACTTCTCTCGATATCTCTCACAATCTTCTCTCCGGCAACCTGCCACCTTCTCTCGCCGATCTCTCTCATATCTCCCAAGCCGATCTATCTCACAATGAATTCACAGGTGATATAACCGCATGCTTCTCTGCCAATTGGACAAAAATCGTCTCCCTTCGACTCCAGTTCAATCATTTCACTGGAAGGATACCTTCTGAGATACTCTCCCTTGCAAATCTCAAGATCCTTCATCTCTACCAAAACCAGCTATCCGGTTCCATACCTTCAGAAACCGGTAGTGTCAGGAGTCTAGTTAGTCTAGACTTGGCCAACAACAATCTCACTGGTTCCATCCCTTCAACCCTTGGTAACTTGACTGATCTGAAAACTCTTTACCTTTACGGGAACAAACTCTCCGGTCAGATTCCGGGTGAACTAGGAATGCTTTCCAGACTAGAGGAATTGAGAGTTAATGACAATTATCTGATAGGTTCCATCCCTCCTAGTTTTGGAAACCTCACCAAGCTTACCAACTTGCACCTCCATACTAACGAGATCTCAGGCACCATTCCATGTGAACTAGGAAATCTGGTGAACTTGTTTGTTGGAATGATCTATCATAATATTCTGACAGGTTCCATCCCCCCAAGTTTAGGAAACCTGACCAAGCTGAGGATCCTAGACCTCCATACGAATAGGATTTCTGGCACCATCCCTCAGCCTTTTGGCAGTTTGAGAAGCCTCACTCATCTGCGCGTATTCAACAATCAATTATCTGGCTCTTTGCCTCATGAGCTGGGAAATCAAACAAAGTTGGCTTCCTTAGATATAGGTGACAACGAGTTCTCAGGAAGCTTACCACCAGATGTTTGCAAAGCAGGCGTGCTTCAACGTCTTGTTATAGCAAACAACCATTTTGAGGGCCCCCTTCCAAGGTCTCTGAAAAATTGCACCACCTTGTTCAGAGTTCGCCTCGAAGGAAATCGACTCCAAGGTAATATCTCCCAGGATTTTGGGATATATCCAAGTCTAGTCTACATGGATATGAGCTACAATCAACTGTATGGAGAGCTTTCACAAAACTGGGCATACTGTCAGAATTTGACACTTTTGCAGGTTTCCGGGAATCAGATTACTGGAAAAATACCCACTGAGTTTGGCAAAATGCTGCAATTGGGTGTCCTGGAGGTTTCTTCAAACCAGCTAGTTGGAGAAATACCAGGGGAACTGAGTGGCATGAGCTCattattcaaattgaatttgagtgGTAACTGGCTATCTGGAATGTTGCCCTCAGAAATTGGAGAATTGTCCAATCTGGAAGTTCTTGATTTGTCTGATAACATTCTAAGCGGGTCGATACCGCAGCAACTAGAGAATTTATCCAAGTTGCGTCTGCTGGATTTGAGCATAAATGGATTCAATGGGAGCATTCCACCACAAATTGGTGAGATAGAAAGCTTGCAGGAGCTACTTGATTTGAGTCATAATTGCCTTGCAGGAGAGATACCATCACAACTGGCAAGTTTGACTTATTTAGTATCTTTGAACTTGTCACACAATAATTTATCTGGTGCCATACCTTCATCTCTGGCAAGCATGATAAGTTTGACTTCTATAGATGTATCATACAATAATCTAAATGGCCCTCTTCCTCCAAGTAATTTATTTCAAAATGCTCCAGCGAAGTGGTTTGCCAATAACAAAGGCTTATGTGGCGATGTGCCAAGTCTGCCTCCTTGTGGCCTGGTCATGGAGAGTAATCATGATTCAAGGAAACACCACATGACACCATACGCTACTATTCCTCTCTTGGGCACCTTTATTCTTTTGGTTATATCCATCATTGTCATTGTGATGCTTCGCAAGAAAGAACCAACAAAAGAAGAGGATGATGGAGTTATTATTGGAGATCTGTTTTCGGTATTGAATTTTGATGGGAGACTTGCTTACCATTACATTATTTCTGCGACTGAAAATTTTGATGAGAAATATTGCATTGGAAAAGGAGGATGTGGCAAAGTATACAGAGTAGAACTTCCAACTAAGCAGGTGGTGGCGGTGAAAAAATTTCACACAGTGGAAGAAGGGATTTTTAATGAGAGAAGCTTTAGGAATGAAATCCAAGTATTAATGGAAATTCGACATTGTAACATCGTAAAACTTTATGGGTTCTGCTCGAGCACTCGTTGCAATTTTCTTGTATGTGAGTATATTGCGAGAGGAAGTTTAGCTACCATCCTACACAATCAAGAAACGGCTATGGAATTGGGATGGGATAAGAGAACTGACATCATCAAAGATGTGGCCCATGCTTTATCATATATGCACCATGATTGTAATCCATCCATAGTACATCAAGACATTTCGACTAACAATATATTGTTAGATTCTGATTTTAAGGCCTATCTCTCAGACTTTGGCACCGCAAGAATTCTTAAACCCAATTCATCAAATTGGAGCACAGTTGCAGGAACATATGGATATGTCGCGCCGG AACTTTCATACATGACAAGGGTGACTGAGAAATGTGATGTGTATAGTTTTGGTGTAATAATACTAGAAGTATTGATGGGGACGCATCCAGGTGAGCTAATCTCCTCTTTATCAACATTAGACAGCCAAGGAACAATGCTAAGAGATGTTCTCGATAAACGCATCTCACCTCCTCAGTCTTGTACGGCAAACGAAGTGGTATTACTAGCAATAGTAGCATTTTCATGCATACAAAATATGCCACAAACACGACCAACCATGAAGAAAATATGCCACTTATTTGCAGCTAGCATCTCTCCAGCCTTCTGCATTCCTTTCAACTCAATCAGATTAAGCCAACTAGTGCATTCTCGATGTATTTAA